From a region of the Haematobia irritans isolate KBUSLIRL chromosome 4, ASM5000362v1, whole genome shotgun sequence genome:
- the LOC142233402 gene encoding dnaJ homolog subfamily C member 2 — translation MSDFEEVVCSFATFRRKVERIGPAYLNSKRRQTENVVRSESVEKLVDGFEVDVNYLKSLDPKEWKDQDHYAVLGLANLRFNATDEDIRRAYRKMVLQHHPDKRKAKGEEVKTDDDYFTCITKAYETLGTPKTRRSYDSVDPEFDDSFPTQTDIDNKYYESFQKYFELNARWSERKGVPSFGDMNSPREEVERFYSFWYDFKSWREFSYLDEEDKEKGQDRDERRWIEKENKAARIKRKKEEMMRIRGLVDLAYNNDKRIQKFKNEEKEKKLAAKRAKMDAAQAQKAEQERALREAQMAKERAEKAEQKRIEQIRIEREQVKKAIKKERKLLRDKCKDHKYFGSNDKENLKNMEGVEKICETFSLSELQELNKKMEKSPKDNFFAALKLADSKIKAELEGISQTQMKNRTNTKTDGAIREVKRTEIWSNENVQLLIKAVNLFPAGTSQRWDVIASFINQHSSGNTTITARDVLNKAKALQNSDFSKNTLKTQANDAAFESFEKSKKEVLTSSDITLNTETSHEISLNGESKENQTNGTNVKQSKASAPVTKSWSKEEQALLEQAIKTYPISTPDRWDRIAECIPNRSKKDCLRRVKELVELVNSKKEAKQSLK, via the exons ATGTCGGATTTTGAGGAAGTAGTGTGTTCATTTGCTACTTTTCGTAGAAAGGTTGAAAGAATTGGTCCGGCTTATTTAAACTCAAAAAGAAGACAAACCGAAAATGTTGTTCGCAGTGAATCtgtggaaaaattggtcgatgGTTTCGAAGTGGATGTTAATTACTTAAAGTCCCTAGACCCAAAAGAATGGAAAGACCAGGACCACTATGCAGTTTTGGGCCTTGCAAATTTACG GTTTAATGCCACTGATGAGGATATACGAAGAGCGTACAGGAAGATGGTACTACAACACCATCCTGACAAACGTAAAGCGAAAGGCGAAGAAGTGAAAACTGATGACGATTATTTCACATGCATTACGAAAGCGTATGAAACTTTGG GTACTCCTAAAACAAGACGATCCTATGATTCAGTTGATCCCGAGTTTGATGATTCCTTTCCTACACAAACTGATATTGATAATAAATATTACGAgtcgttccaaaaatattttgagttaAACGCCAGATGGAGCGAACGGAAAGGAGTTCCATCCTTTGGCGATATGAATTCTCCTAGGGAAGAGGTAGAGAGATTTTACAGCTTTTGGTACGATTTTAAATCTTGGCGCGAGTTTAGCTATTTGGATGAGGAGGACAAAGAGAAGGGTCAGGACAGAGATGAGCGCCGTTGGATTGAAAAGGAAAATAAAGCTGCAAGGATAAAGAGAAAGAAAGAAGAAATGATGCGCATTCGAGGCCTAGTTGATCTGGCATACAACAACGACAAGCGTatacaaaagtttaaaaatgaAGAAAAGGAGAAAAAGCTTGCTGCAAAACGGGCCAAAATGGATGCAGCGCAGGCACAAAAAGCAGAACAAGAAAGGGCGCTGCGGGAGGCTCAAATGGCGAAGGAACGAGCGGAAAAGGCGGAGCAGAAGAGAATAGAACAAATAAGGATTGAAAGGGAACAAGTAAAAAAGGCCAtaaaaaaggaaagaaaactGCTGCGTGATAAATGTAAAGACCATAAATACTTTGGAAGCAAtgacaaagaaaatttgaaaaatatggaaggtgttgagaaaatttgtgagACATTTTCTCTTAGTGAACTCCAAgagctaaataaaaaaatggaaaagtcTCCCAAAGACAATTTTTTCGCTGCTCTTAAGTTAGCCGATTCAAAAATTAAAGCTGAATTGGAAGGTATAAGTCAAACCCAGATGAAGAATAGGACAAATACCAAAACCGATGGCGCCATTAGGGAGGTGAAAAGGACGGAAATTTGGTCCAATGAAAATGTACAACTTCTTATAAAAGCTGTAAATTTATTCCCTGCAGGAACATCCCAACGTTGGGATGTTATCGCATCGTTTATAAATCAGCATTCATCAGGAAATACGACTATTACAGCTCGCGACGTTCTTAATAAAGCGAAAGCTCTGCAGAACAgtgatttttcaaaaaacacGCTTAAAACTCAAGCAAACGATGCTGCATTTGAGAGctttgaaaaatcaaaaaaagaagTACTAACATCTTCAGATATTACTCTGAACACGGAAACATCTCACGAAATAAGTTTGAATGGTGAATCCAAAGAGAATCAGACAAATGGTACTAATGTAAAACAATCAAAGGCCTCCGCTCCAGTTACAAAATCCTGGTCTAAAGAGGAACAAGCATTGTTGGAACAGGCTATTAAAACGTATCCTATATCAACTCCAGATCGTTGGGACCGCATTGCTGAATGTATTCCTAATAGGTCTAAGAAAGATTGTTTGCGCAGAGTAAAAGAGTTGGTTGAATTAGTAAATTCAAAGAAAGAAGCCAAGCAAAGTTTGAAATga